Proteins co-encoded in one Maylandia zebra isolate NMK-2024a linkage group LG16, Mzebra_GT3a, whole genome shotgun sequence genomic window:
- the zgc:162780 gene encoding putative methyltransferase DDB_G0268948 produces MAYRLFEGKQHASSYWRYRISPSGHLFQHVLDFLEKHKGRPFELAVDVGCGSGQGTLLLARHFASVVGTDVSPAQLEVALQHAKEPNITYKQCGAEELPLADSSVDLVTAMSAFHWFDRPRFLEEVHRVLKPHGCLALLNYTIDMELSYADCCSHSLNQVCKEFYAALQPYHSPHLGVSSINLYREALETIPYPHKEWQECLWDRKTMPLSSYMGLVESFSSYQALLRDDPQEASRLSQDICQRLMSVMKVTSAETEVVVAVKYFYLLACKPQEA; encoded by the exons ATGGCCTACCGCCTGTTTGAAGGTAAGCAGCATGCTTCTTCCTACTGGAGGTACAGGATCTCTCCATCAGGTCATCTATTTCAACACGTGCTCGACTTCCTGgaaaaacat AAAGGTCGGCCCTTTGAGCTGGCAGTTGACGTGGGCTGCGGCTCAGGACAGGGCACTCTGCTGCTGGCCAGACACTTTGCCTCTGTGGTGGGCACTGACGTGAGTCCCGCCCAGCTGGAAGTGGCTTTGCAGCACGCCAAAGAGCCGAACATCACGTACAA ACAGTGTGGTGCCGAGGAGCTGCCACTCGCTGACAGCTCAGTGGACCTGGTGACGGCCATGTCTGCCTTCCACTGGTTTGACAGGCCACGCTTTCTCGAAGAGGTCCACAGGGTCCTGAAGCCCCACGGCTGCTTAGCCTTGCTCAACTACACCATTGACATGGAGCTCAGCTACGCCGACTGCTGCTCACACTCACTAAATCAAGTCTGCAAAGAG TTTTATGCAGCGTTGCAGCCGTACCACAGCCCCCACCTTGGAGTGAGCTCTATTAACTTGTACCGGGAGGCCTTAGAAACTATTCCCTACCCTCACAAGGAATG GCAGGAGTGTTTGTGGGACAGAAAGACCATGCCTCTGTCCAGCTACATGGGGCTGGTGGAGTCTTTCTCCAGCTATCAGGCTCTGCTGAGAGACGACCCGCAGGAGGCCTCCAGACTCTCCCAGGACATCTGTCAGAG GCTGATGTCTGTAATGAAGGTGACCTCTGCAGAGACAGAGGTGGTGGTGGCTGTCAAGTATTTCTACCTTTTGGCCTGCAAACCACAGGAAGCCTGA
- the zgc:162396 gene encoding putative methyltransferase DDB_G0268948: MAYRLFEGKDHASIYQKYRFTPPAGLKDIIIQYLDKKKGQPHELAVDLGCGTGQNSRLLAPHFKEVVGLDISECQVEEARAVPGHPNITYRKGTAEELPFSDGSVDLLTAASAAHWFDQSRFLAEAARVLKPRGCMALLGFSDYNTKPTYQNCGDRLKNIYEEVKQALQPYMSNPVAVADGKLDPLYSAIPFPDKERIDCFQAKSLISVRHLVGFMQSWSMFQAYALKDPKGAEELLSNTERRFLQEMGVTSPDTEVELELDYYCILACKPH; the protein is encoded by the exons ATGGCATACCGGCTCTTTGAAGGGAAGGATCATGCTTCCATCTACCAAAAGTATCGCTTTACACCTCCAGCAGGGCTCAAGGATATTATTATTCAGTACTTAGATAAAAAG AAGGGACAGCCACATGAGCTGGCGGTGGATCTGGGATGTGGAACGGGACAGAATTCACGTCTACTGGCACCGCACTTCAAGGAAGTAGTGGGTCTTGACATCAGTGAGTGTCAAGTGGAAGAGGCTAGAGCTGTGCCAGGGCACCCCAACATCACGTACAG AAAGGGGACAGCAGAGGAGCTTCCATTTTCAGATGGATCTGTAGACCTGCTGACGGCAGCTTCAGCAGCGCACTGGTTTGATCAGTCGAGGTTTCTGGCAGAGGCAGCTCGGGTCTTGAAACCCAGAGGCTGCATGGCTCTGCTGGGCTTCAGCGATTATAACACCAAACCCACCTACCAGAACTGTGGAGACAGGCTCAAAAACATCTATGAAGAG GTGAAGCAGGCGCTGCAGCCGTACATGAGCAACCCAGTAGCTGTAGCTGACGGTAAGCTGGACCCGCTGTACTCTGCCATCCCCTTTCCAGATAAAGAGag GATTGATTGTTTTCAAGCAAAGTCCTTGATCTCAGTGAGGCATCTGGTGGGTTTCATGCAAAGCTGGTCCATGTTCCAAGCCTACGCTCTGAAAGACCCCAAAGGTGCTGAAGAGCTGCTGTCCAACACTGAGAGGag GTTCCTTCAAGAGATGGGAGTCACGTCTCCTGACACTGAAGTGGAGCTTGAACTGGATTATTACTGCATCCTGGCCTGCAAACCACATTAA